The Methanocaldococcus infernus ME region GTAGAGAGCTTAAAAATCTCCATAAATATCCTTCTGGTCCAAAGGCCCCTACAAATATGGTTTGAGAAACCCCTGCAGCTATAAATAGCCCTATCCCAGATCCTATTCCATACTTGGAAACTATTTCATCCAAGTAAATTAAGATTATAGATCCTATAGCTATCTGGATAATAACCAAGAGAGCCAATGCCAAAGGAAGAGGACCAAATGCTCCAGCTCCTACGAAGAGGGCAGCTTCAACAAAGCTAAGAACAATAGATAAAAGCTTCTGAAACCCTTGGAATAAAGCTCTATTCTCTGGGATGGAGAGATCCATCTGTATGATCCCTGAACCTACTAAGAGCTGCATGATAATTCCAGCTGTAACTATGGGACCAATCCCTAAGGTGATTAAAGTCCCTATCTTTGATGCTGTTACAGTTTGCCAGAACTGAAAGATTGGAGGAATTTGAGCCCCTGCTGTATAGATGTCAATGGTTCCCATGATGAAATATAAAATTAGTACTACAGCTGTCCATTTCAATTTTTCATTAAAGCTTGGCTCTTTTAAGGGTAATTCAACCTCTGGAATCTTTTCCAAGATAGGAATAAACTTTCTCATAAAATTTTCCAAAAAATACCACCTCAATAAATCTTTTTATTTTTTAGTTATTTAACAAAAATTTCAAAATAGAAAAGTCTTTTAAGAGCAAATTATCAAAATCTCTAAAAAAAAGTAAAATAATATTGGCTAAAAAATTAAAATTTAAATTCTCCTCTTCTTCTGTAAATTCAATATTATCATCAAAAAAGAGAAATAAGAAGATAATTAAAAAGAGCTTAGAGTTCAACAACCTCTCCACCTGCTGACTCAATCTTCTCCCTTGCCTTTTCAGAGACTTCTATAGCTTTAACCACCATAGGGATAGTAACCTTTCCTCTACCTAATACTTTTTCATAACCTAACTCTAAGACATCAACTATATACTTATCTCCTTCCTTCTCAAACTTGTCAGGGTTTTTTAGGACAAGTTCTTCAAGCTCTCCAACATTTATGGTTTCATAACTTTTAACTAAGCTTGGGTGCCTACTGAATCCATACTTCCCAAATCTGTCAGGATCATACTTTATAACCCAAGTCCAATGGTGGTCAAATCCTCCAGAGAATCCTCTACCTCCTCTATTTCCAGCTCCTCTTCTTTTCTTATGGCTTCCCCATCCAAAGGTTCTGGAACCTCTCTTCTTTTTAACTTTTCTTCTCTTTCTTATCATGTTTTTCCCCTCTTTACATCATTCTCTCCAATAACTCATTAATCTTCTCTCCTCTATATCCTAAAGCTCCTCCAATGTTGAAGTGTTTCTTAATTCCTCCTCTCTCATAACCCTTTCTTGGAGGATGTAATCTAAAGACAGGCTTTAGAGGAGTGTCCTTTAATTTAATTTCTCCATTTATTATTTTTTCAGCTAACTCTTCAACAGTCATTCCAGTCAATTCCTTTATAATTTCAGGGGTAACTTTTTTATCCCCCTTTAACCTTCCTCTCTTTAAAATTAATTTTATCAATGTTTCTTTATTTATCTCTCCCCAGGTTATATAATCCTTAGCCTTCTGTAACATTCCCTTGTATGTTTCTGTTTCAGGGACTATAACACAGTGGTTAGTTTTGTGTAATCTTAACATCTTTAAAGTGTCAGCAATGTCTCCTCTAACCCCTATTCTTCCCCTAACTCTTACAACAGCATAAGCCATGTTTCCACCTTAAAATACTCTTCCTTCTAAGATCCCTAATTTCTGTTTATGCTTATCCATAGTTCTTGTAAAGTTCAGGCTCCTTAGAGCTTCAAATGTTGCCATTGCAAAGTTATAGGTTGTTCTTGTTTCTCCAAAGGTTTTGGTCCAAACATCCTTAACTCCAGCTAAGCCTAACACAGCCTTAGCTACATCTCCAGCTACTAAACCAACTCCTCTTGGAGCTGGGAGTAAAATGATAGCTGTACTTCCACACTTACCATAACCCTTATAAGGAACTGAGTGAGGTGTTCCACAACCACACTCCCAGGAACCACAACCTCTTCTAACTCTAATGATATTCTTCTTAGCCTGAGCTATTGCCTTTCTTATTGCTGGACCAACCTCTTTAGCCTTCCCTTTTCCAACCCCAACATAACCATTTCTGTTACCAACAACCACTGTAGCTCTAAACCTTGCTCTTCTTCCAGACTTGTGCATTCTCTGAACTAACTTAACGTCTAAAACCTTCTCTTCTAAATCTGGAAGTAAGGCATCAACTATCTCAGGCTCTAAGATTGGAAGGTTATTGTCTAAGATGTAGTCTATATCTGTTATCTCTCCCTCTTTAACCATTCTTCCAACAGCTGTTTTTGGTTCCCACTCTTCTATGTTGAACCTCATAGTTTCACCTTTTAGAACATGCTGTCTATCTTAGCCTTTATTTCTTCAAAGTGTTCAGGTAACTTTTCAGGAGGTAAGCCCTTCTCTAAATACTTTGAGAACTGTCTTCTGTATTTTTCTTCATCCTCTTCCTTTAAAAGCTCAGCATAAGCCTTTATATGCTCTCCTCTTATCCTTTCTTCACTTGGTAATATGTCTTCTCCATGAGGAACCTCTAACCCAGCATCTAAGGCTCCTTTTAGTATAGCGAATAAGGCATTTCCTTTAGTAGCTCTATGTAATCCAATATCTAAAACAGCCTCTTTGTAACCCTTCTGTAAAGCCTTCTTTCCTAAGAGGTAGCCAGTTAAGTAAGCTGAGCATAAGTTTCCAGTATGTCCCTTGTAACCAAGCTTTATTAACTCTCTTGAGTGGGCTGAAACTACTGTTCTATCTCCCTTCTCATCATATTCTACAATCTGAGCTATACAGTGGTTTAGTGTTCTCCTTGCCACCAATCTTGGCTTTCTTGAGAGTAACAATCTTAACCTCTTTCTGTAATCTGTCTTAGCCTCTCTTCTTCTTCTGAACTTAACCCTGTAAGTTGGCCCATGTGCCATAAGTGTTTCACCTTAAAAATTTTTTATTGTTTTAAAAGCTCATGTTCTTTTAGGTATAAGTATAAGTGTGATCTACTTCTGAATGCTCCTCCTTTTGCCATTCTGTAAAGTTTTCTATAAGTTTTTCTGTCTATCTTATTCTTCTCTTTTAACTCTTTTAATGTCTTTCTTAAAGCTCTTATTGTGTTCATCCACTTCTCTTTTGGTGGAGTTCTTGCTCCCTTAGCCCCTCTCCTTGATCCTGGTCCTCTTCTTCTTCCCTTCTTTCTCTGCTCTTTCAACTTCTTAACTCTTGCTGAACTTATTCCCTTCTTTTGTAATTTTCTAATAATTCCTTTTTTTATTAAAACTCTTATGTCATCCTTACTTAAAGCAGATTTAACCTCATCTAAGTGTTCAGGGTCGATCCAAACTCTGTCAAGGCCACATTTCAATATCTCAGCAGCCATTCTTCTCTGAACTGAGACATCCATATTTACTCACCCTTAGCCAACTTTAACAACTCTTCCTGTTTCTCTTCAGAGATGTTTAATATTCTTATTCCCAACTCTTTTGCTCTCTTTATAATTTCAATTTTCTTCCTCTTCCCAACTGTTGAGGCTATTCTTGCTCCCTGTGTTTTTGGGTCTAACTTCTCTAACTCTTTAACGTTGTGAACTAACACATCCTCTAAACCAGATGGGTGGAGATATCTAACAGCCTTAGGCATTCTGTAACCTATCTCAACAACTGGAGGCTTTTCCTTCCACTTTAATCTCATCTTACTGTGTCTTCCCTTAGGTCTTCTCCACTTCTCTCCTAACCTCTTATGCCTATGGGCTTCTTGCCTTATAAAGTCAGGCTTTTTCATTTTCATTTTAAATTTTAGTCTTAATAGTCTGTCCATAAAATCCTCACCTTAAATAGCTTTTCCAGCTTTCTCCACTATATAAATTCCATCCTGGAAGACTCTTGGGTCTCTATCCTTAATCTTTGTAGCCTGCTCTATGTTAGCAGCTGTTTGTCCAACCTTCTCTTTATCTATTCCAGTGACTATAACATCTTCTCCCTGAACTTTAACAGTAACCCCTTCCAAGATCTTAGCCTTCCTTGGGTGTTTCTCTCCTAAGAAGTTCTCTATGATAACTTCATCTCCTTTAACATAAACCTTCATTGGGAAGTGAGCATATCTTATCTTTAACTTGTATGTGAAGCCTTCAGTAACTCCCTTGATCATGTTATTTATATGTGCTCTAATGGTTCCAATCATAGCCTTATCCTTCTTTTTTGGGTAGTGACAATAGATGACAATCTCATTATCTTCCTTCTTTATCTTTACATTTGGATGCTCAAATCTTCTTCTTAACTCCTTGTTTCCACTCTTAACTAAAACTTCATTTTCTCCAACAATATCTATTTGAACATTCTCAGGAATCTTTATTCTCTCTTCCAAGTATGCTGCAATTGGCATAAGTGTTTCACCTCACTATAAATTTAGAAGACATAAGCTAATAGCCTACCTCCTAAGCCTCTCTTTTTAGCCTCTTCATGACTCATAACTCCTTCAGTGGTTGAAACTATCAATATTCCGAAGTCCCTTGCTGGTAAGTATCTCTTCTCAAATTTCTCATAACCTAACTTCTTAACTGGGAACCTTGGCTTTATAGCTCCACACTTGTTTATCTTCCCTATTAACTCAACCTTGTAAATTCCTCCTCTCCCATCTTCAATATATTCAAATTCCCCTATGTATCCATTATCTTGCATAACCTTTAAGACCCTTCCAATTAGCTTAGATGCTGGCTTTATATAGACAACCTTTTTTCCAACTCTCTCACAGTTGGATATGTGGTTTAGAGCATTAGCTAATGGATCCATTAAACTCATGTTTCTCACCCTAAATAATTAATCTCAAAATTTTTAGTGGAGTTTTTTAAATCCTAATTTTTGGGCTATCTCTCTAAAGCATTGTCTACATAAGTTTAGTCCATACTTTCTTATTAATCCAAATCCAACATGCCCACATCTCTCACAAGGTCTAACTCCATAACCATATTTCTTTTTGTATGGCTTCTTTGCCATCCTCTCACCTCATTTATTCTTCTAATACTCTCTCTACTTTAATTCCAAAGGTTTTTTCTATAAATTGAATAGCCTCTTCTCTTGTCAATCTGTGTTTTCTTGGAACCTTACTTCTACATCTTTTCCTTCTCATAACCCTAAATCCTGGTCTCTCTAAGGTGACACAGACATCCATCCCATAAACTCCAATCATTGGATCATACTTTTGCCCAGGAAAGTCTATATGCTCATGAATACCAAATGAGAAGTTTCCATATTCATCAAATGAGAAGTCATATAAAGTCTTCCCTTCCTTTTGGAAAGCTTCAAATGCTTTCTTTAAAAATTCTTCAGCTTTCTTTCCTCTTAAGGTAACCTTTAAACCAATAGGTAACTTTTTTCTAATTCCAAAGCTTGGGTTTGTTTGCTTAGCCCTTGTCCTTATAGGCTTTTGTCCAGTCAATTCCTCTATAACCTTCTCTCCCTTGGTTAGCCTATCTCCACTCTCTCCAATTCCAAAATTTACAACAACCTTACCAATCTTAGGCCTTAACATTGGGTTTTTATTCCATAACTCTTCATAGTCCATGTTTCTTCACCTTAGTACAATTTAATAACTGGTTTTTCATCCCCAATAACAAAGACATAATCTTTAACTGTCTTAAATTTCTCTCCATCTGGAGTTTCAAGGGTTACAACTGTTTTATGTAATGGCTTTTTTTCAATATCTACAATCTTAGCTATCTCTCCAACGTGTTTTCCTCCAGTAATGTAGGCTAATTTACCAACTTCAAATGGAATATGATCCTTAATCTCTTGGTCAGGAATGCTTATTAGTAAGGTGTCTCCAGTTTTGTAAACATCTTCCTCTGCCTTGGTTGGGTCTGAAACTTTAATTATAATGTTTCTTCCATCATGTAGGTTCAACTGTATATGTCCTCCCTTAACAACAGTCTTGTTTTTTATTTTACATAACTTAACATCTGGATTTTCTGTTGGATATAACTTAACTCTTCCCTTTCTGTCAAATAAAACTCTATAGTTCTCATTAGCCTCTGGTAAGGAAACAACATCCATAAATCCAACTGGTAACTTCTCTTCCTTTCTAACTCTTCCATCAACTAAAATCTTACCCATCTTTATTATCTTCTTAGCTTCCTTTCTGTTGTCAGCATACTTTAGAACATCCCTAACTATTAAGAGTAGTGGTAAAGATTCACTCATTGGGTGAGCTCCTGGGAGAGGTCTGACAGTAAATTTATGGGTTTTTCTTGGCAATTCCCACCTAACTGGAGCAGCCAACCTTTTCAAGTGTCTTTTTGGTCCTTTTCTACCCATCTTATTCCACCTTCTTTATATTTTTGAATCTTCTTTCATCCTTATCATAGAGCTTTATGATCATAACATTTGATGGATGTATTGGATATGGAACCTCTTTTCCATCAGCTTTTCTATTGTAAGCTCCTTTTACATAAATTCTGTATCTCTTTAGATCTACCTTTGTAACCTCTCCTTCTAAGCCTTTAAAGTCTCCTCTCATTATTCTAACAACATCTCCCTTTCTAACAGGAATAGCATTTTTTCCTAACTTCTCCTTCAACTCCTTTGAGAGCATTGCACTCATAACCTTCCTTCTTAGGTGTAAAGGAGCATTGTATAAAGCTTTTCTCTGTTTTCTTGGTTGCTTAGAGTTTGTGAAACTCATTTTAAATCACCTTATACTATTATCTTAGCTATTCTTGCAATCCCTGGCCATCTCTCAGCAGCTTCCTTAGCAACTGGCCCTTTAATATCTGATCCCTTTGGGTTTCCATCTGGGGTTACAATGACAACAGCATTGTCATAGAACTTAACCCTTGTTCCATCAGGCCTTCTTATCTCCTTTCTTTGCCTTATCACAATTGCAGGAAGCACTTGTTTCCTCATCTCAGGAGTTCCTTTTTTAACAGTGACAATAACCATATCTCCTACTCCAGCACTTGGTAATCTTCTTGAAACTCCCTTATAGTTCTTCACAGCAATAATTTGAACCTCTTTAGCTCCAGTGTTGTCTGCACAGACACATCTTGCTCCTACAGGTAAGCCTCTTACTGGTTTTGAAGCTATAGCTTTCATTCTCTTTCACCTTTATTCTTCTCCTTTTACCTCATCAATTCTTCCTAACTTCTCAATAACTACAAATCTCTTTGTTTTACTTATTGGCCTACATTCCATAACTCTAACAATATCTCCAGCTCTTGCATGTATGCATGGAGGATTATGAGCAGCTAACTTGGAAGTTCTTCTTTCATATCTCTCATACTTCTTTATGTACTTGATAATCTCTCTCTTTATGATGACTGTTTTACTTGGTTTGTCACTAACTACAACTCCTACAAAGCTCTGACCTCTAACTGGAAGATTTCCATGGAACGGGCAATTTTTATCATCACATTCAACTTCAGGAACCTTTACTCCTGGGACACCAATGTTTTTGGCATTGCTCATAACTCTTTCACCTTTTAGAAATTTTTCTTAGTAAAAACTTAGGAAGTGATATATAAATTTTAGTAAGGGTAGAGTGGCTTAATCTTCTTTTTAAGCCTCTCTTCAGGTCTTCCAATTAAAAGCCTACCATCAACCTTAACCTTACAGTTGTCAAGGTGGAATAAGAAGACAGCAAGAGCCTTAGGGATCTTAACTACTTTCTTCTCAGTTTCTATGAAAAGCATGTTTCTTGTTTCATCAACAACTCTTCCCTTAATTCCAACAAGAGACTTGTTTGGAGATGATACTATCTCAACTTTTAAACCTATAAGCTCATGTCTCAAAATGTTGTGAGGAGTAATCATAGTTCCATCTTTTCATTGGGAGTAGGGTGTGCCCTAAAAAGGGCATCCTACTCCCTTAGCATTTTAGGTAAGAAAAAGAAAAAAATAAGTTATCTAACTTCTATAGCATCTTCAGAGAAGCCCATATCAACTAAGAGTTTAACAACTTTTTTCCTCTGGTCTCCTTGGAGCTCTATAGTGTTATCCTTAACTGTTCCTCCACAGGCACACTTATCCTTAAGTTTCTTAGCCAACTCTTTTAAGTCTATAGCACTCTTATCAAAGCCCTCAATTATGGTCATTAGCTTACCAAATCTTCTCTTTGTGACATATATTTTAATTTTTTGTTCTTCCTTTGCAATTTCCTCACAAACACATAACTCCTTTGGTAAGCCACATTTTGGGCAGATCTCTGGCATGATACACCTCAACAGTTTATTAGGTTTTTCTATTATTTAATTTATTGGTTGGTATTTAAATTTTTCTTTCTTTCATTTAAGATTGTTAATATTCTTGCTATTGTTCTCCTTATCTCTCTCATCCTTCCAGGATTTAAAGGAACTCCAGCAGTCATTTTATGGGCTCTCTCTTTTAAGAGTTCTCTTTTTAAATCCACTAATTTCTTTTTTAAGTCTTCATCTGACATGTTTCTTAGCTCACTCTTTCTTATGATAGCCATTTACTCCTCACCTTCTTCTATACTCTCTTCCTTAACTTCCATATCCTTCTCTTTAATAACTATCTCATCTGGTAGTAAGACATCTGGTCTCATAATTTTAACTGTAACTCCTATAACCCCTGGCTTTGTTAAGGCTATAGCTCTTCCCTTATCTACAAGATCCTCAGCAGGCTCTCCACAGTGTTTCATGTATCCAGCCATAAACTTCTCAGTTCTTGCTCTTTCCCCTGTTAGCTTTCCAGAGATGATAACAACAACTCCTTTAGCTCCAGCATTCATAACTCTTCTTACTGCTGTGTGTCCAACTCTTCTGAAGTGCATTCCTCTTTCTAAGGCTCTTGCTATCTTCTCAGCAACAACCTGAGCATCTAAGTCTGGATTCTCAACAGGCTTAACATCTATTTGAGGTCTATCTAACTTAAACTCTTTAGCTAAGATTTCAGTTAGTTCCTTTATTCTACTTCCTCTTCTACCTATAACAAATCCTGGCCTTTCAGCATAGATTGTTACCTTAGTCCCTATAGGTGTTTTCTTTATCTCACAGTGGCTATAACCAGCTTTAAATAACTCCTTTTTAAAGAACTCATCAATTAAAACTTTTTTGACATTCTCTTTTATAAAGATCCTCTCTATCATTGCTCATCCACCTCTTTTAAAATAACTTGAATATGGACTGTTTCATAGAACTTTGGAGTAGCCCTTCCAAAGGCTCTTGGCATGTATCTCTTTAAAGTTATTCCCTTGTTTGCTGAGATATGTAAGATCTTTAATTTATTGACATCTAACCCCTTGTATTCAGCATTGGCCTTAGCATTCTCTAAGACTTTTAAAATATAGCTTGCAGCCTTAACAGGATATCTTCCAGCAGGCCATCCTAACTTACCCTTCCTATGTCCAACTTTCTTACAGTGTCTTCTAAATAGAACTGGTCTTTTCATCTCTATAACATCTTTTAAGAACTGTATGGCTTTATCTAATGGCTTTCCACTTAACTCTTTACAGATCTCTCTTGCATGTTTCCTTGAGATTGGTAAATTTCTTCCCATGGCCTTAGCAACTTTTTCATCATCTACCTTAACCTTATACTTCAACTTCCCCATGTTTCTCCACCTTTTTTATGCTAATGAAACTTCAACTGTTTCAACACTCTCTACATCATCTATTTTAGATAAAGCTTGCTCAATTGGCTCAGTTCCTCCCTCTCTCTCCTCCATCTCAATGACAGCATAGACAGTGTATAAACCAAAGGCTAAGGGTTCATCAAATAATCCTCTAACTTTAACATCCTGCTCTTCTAAAACCTTTTTAACCTTCTCTTTTAACTCTTCCTTGTTAACCTCTGGACTTGTTGGCATAATTTTTAATTTAACTAAGACACTTGCCATTTCTTTCCCCTCTTCTCTTTTTTATGGTCCTTCAAACCCACACTTTGGACACTTGTATCTGTTTCCTAACTTTCTACACTTTTCACATCTAACTATTTCATACTCTCCACACTTTGGACATAGAAATCTTGTAGCTCTCTCCCTTGGAGCAATTTCAGCATTACAGCTTATACAGATATATTTAGCCAAGATCTCACCTACTAACTATTTTTGTGCAGATTGTGTTTTCCCCCTTGATTAGCTTAACAACTCTCTCAGGATATAAACCATTAACAACATAAGCAGTCATATTAAATTTTTGTAAAAGAGATGGAAAAGCCATATCTACTGAAGTCAAACCTTCTATCTCATTAGCATTAATGATATTTAATAGTTTCCCTTCCCTATAAATCCCATCTACATCAGTCACAATAATAATTTCCTTTAAATTTAAAAGCCTTCCTACATATAAACTTAGAGAGTCTGAAGTAACATTCCAGGAGTGCTCAGCTAAGTCTGTTGAGAGTAAAAGAGTGCTTGGTAGTAAGATAGCTACTCCAACTTTATCTATCTCCCTCTTTATGTCAAAAAGGGTTTTGTAAGTCTTTATATTCCCAACTTCTCCATAGATTTCTCCAACTAAGTCCATGCACTCAATAGCTAACTTATGTGAAACTGAAGGATCTAAATTGTAGGTTTTATCAACCTTCCTTACAACATTGGCAAACTCTCCTCCACCTGGCACAATAATAATTTTTTCTCCACATTCTTTTAAAGCCTTCAGTAAGGGCTTAGCCCTATATAATAAAGAACCTCCAATCTTAACCAACTTCATAGAACTCCACTTTTCTTTAACAGCTCTTCCCAAAGCTCTAAGCTTTCCTTAGCCTCTTTTTCAGGAAGTACTTCAATGGCATAGCCAGCATGTATTAAGATGTAGTCTCCAACTTTAACATTCTCTAACAGTGAGAGATTAGCCTTTTGCCTAACTCCTTTATACTCAGCAATGGCAAACTTAACTCCATTCTCTTCAATGATTTCTATAACTTTACATGGAATTGCTAAGCACATGGTTAACCACTTATTACCTTTGCATATTTCCATAAGTAGTTAGTAACCAACTCAGGATAAAGGCCTAAGAGGATGCATAAGGAAACTAAGATAAATAGAGAGATGAGAGCCAGTTTAGGGACTTCAACATTCTCCACTTCCTTACCTGGCTTTAGGAAGATTAAATAGAAAGCTTTCATCATACTCACAAAGGTTCCTATACTAACAAATATCATTATTATAGCTATCTCTGGAAGATTGGCTTCCATTGCAGCCTCGGCGAGTAAGAGCTTACTCTGGAAGCCATTGAAAGGAGGAACTCCACTGATAGCAAGCTTGGCAAATAGTATTAGTAAAGCTACAAATGGAATAGCTGTTATTAAACCTCCTAACTTATATAGATTGTTGGAACCTCCACATCTATTAACTATATAGGCTCCTATAAATAAAGCACTCTTGTAAATAACATGGTTTATAGCATGGAACACTCCAGCAACTATTCCTAAGGGTGTTCCTAAGGCTAAGCCAGTGGCTACATAACCTCCTTGGCTTATAGCATGGTAGGCAAGTAATCTTTTATAGTCACTCTGGGTTAAAGCCATCACAACCCCAAAAACCATCCCTAAAACTCCTAAGGCTAATAAAATCCCTTTAGCTGTTGGAAATATTGAAAGTGAGGAGAACAATTTTAATATAATTAATATTATTCCAACTAAGGTAAACTTTGAGAATGTCTGTAAGAGAGCTGAGATAAAGGCTTTACTTCTTCCATATAGGTCTGCTTTTATATTATGGAATGGAGGTAAGCCAGAACCATAGGCATAGCCAACAATGATTAGGAAGAGGGCAGTATAAACTATAGGAGAGTTTATAATAGCTTTCTTCATGTCAGTTATGTTTAAGGTTCCAGTTACAGCCAATAATAGGCCAATTCCTAAGAGCATTAATGAGCCTGCAACTGTTCCAATAATTAAGTATCTTAAGCCAGCCTTATAGCTTTCTTCAGTTCCACTTAAAAAGACTAATCCAACTTGAACCATGGCTAAGATCTCAAAGAAGACATAGAGGTTAAAGAGATCATCAGTTAATACTATAGCTGAAACACTGGCAAAACCCATTAGAGAGAAAACAACAAACATATTATTCTTTATCTTCTCTCCCATCCCTGTAATTAAGACTAAAGAAGCTATCAAAGAAAGAACTAAGATAATTATCTTCTTAAAGTCATTGTAGTAATAGGCTATCCCTGAGATATAGCTCTCTATGTATCCATGTCCTCCAAAGTAGTAGTAGCCATAACTTCCCAAGAATGGGAGAATTAGTAAGGATAAGGCTACTATAAAAGTTAAGTATTTAATTGCTCTATCTTTTCCATGGATTAAGTTGAATATAATAGCCATAATTAGAGGAAAAATAACTATCAATGGTAGAAGGTTCATCCCTATCAATCCTCTTTTAATATGACTGAGCTTTTTAGAGTTTTATATTTTTTATATAGTATTACTGAGACTCCTAACATCACAGCCAGCATAGAGGCTTCAATAACTATATTTGTCAAGACAAGAGCATGGGTTAGAGGATAAGCAGAATTTTTTATGAAAAAGCTTTCTGATATGCCAGGCAACTTTATAGGGATAATTTTATTGTAGCCAATGGTTATTAACATTAGATTAACACCATTACCCAAAATTTCCAAAGCTATAATTTTTTTTATAATATTATCTACAAAAAAGACTCCATAAAGGCCAATAATAACCAAGATTCCTGACACTATAAAGCTTGCAGTTTGAAAGTCCATAGGAATCACATGAATAATTTATCATTATTTTTAA contains the following coding sequences:
- the yciH gene encoding stress response translation initiation inhibitor YciH; amino-acid sequence: MPEICPKCGLPKELCVCEEIAKEEQKIKIYVTKRRFGKLMTIIEGFDKSAIDLKELAKKLKDKCACGGTVKDNTIELQGDQRKKVVKLLVDMGFSEDAIEVR
- the rpmC gene encoding 50S ribosomal protein L29; this translates as MAIIRKSELRNMSDEDLKKKLVDLKRELLKERAHKMTAGVPLNPGRMREIRRTIARILTILNERKKNLNTNQ
- a CDS encoding 30S ribosomal protein S3, with the protein product MIERIFIKENVKKVLIDEFFKKELFKAGYSHCEIKKTPIGTKVTIYAERPGFVIGRRGSRIKELTEILAKEFKLDRPQIDVKPVENPDLDAQVVAEKIARALERGMHFRRVGHTAVRRVMNAGAKGVVVIISGKLTGERARTEKFMAGYMKHCGEPAEDLVDKGRAIALTKPGVIGVTVKIMRPDVLLPDEIVIKEKDMEVKEESIEEGEE
- the rplV gene encoding 50S ribosomal protein L22, yielding MGKLKYKVKVDDEKVAKAMGRNLPISRKHAREICKELSGKPLDKAIQFLKDVIEMKRPVLFRRHCKKVGHRKGKLGWPAGRYPVKAASYILKVLENAKANAEYKGLDVNKLKILHISANKGITLKRYMPRAFGRATPKFYETVHIQVILKEVDEQ
- a CDS encoding elongation factor 1-beta, which codes for MASVLVKLKIMPTSPEVNKEELKEKVKKVLEEQDVKVRGLFDEPLAFGLYTVYAVIEMEEREGGTEPIEQALSKIDDVESVETVEVSLA
- a CDS encoding zinc finger domain-containing protein, producing MAKYICISCNAEIAPRERATRFLCPKCGEYEIVRCEKCRKLGNRYKCPKCGFEGP
- the mfnE gene encoding [5-(aminomethyl)furan-3-yl]methyl phosphate kinase, translated to MKLVKIGGSLLYRAKPLLKALKECGEKIIIVPGGGEFANVVRKVDKTYNLDPSVSHKLAIECMDLVGEIYGEVGNIKTYKTLFDIKREIDKVGVAILLPSTLLLSTDLAEHSWNVTSDSLSLYVGRLLNLKEIIIVTDVDGIYREGKLLNIINANEIEGLTSVDMAFPSLLQKFNMTAYVVNGLYPERVVKLIKGENTICTKIVSR
- a CDS encoding HypC/HybG/HupF family hydrogenase formation chaperone — encoded protein: MCLAIPCKVIEIIEENGVKFAIAEYKGVRQKANLSLLENVKVGDYILIHAGYAIEVLPEKEAKESLELWEELLKKSGVL
- the ehbF gene encoding energy conserving hydrogenase EhbF yields the protein MNLLPLIVIFPLIMAIIFNLIHGKDRAIKYLTFIVALSLLILPFLGSYGYYYFGGHGYIESYISGIAYYYNDFKKIIILVLSLIASLVLITGMGEKIKNNMFVVFSLMGFASVSAIVLTDDLFNLYVFFEILAMVQVGLVFLSGTEESYKAGLRYLIIGTVAGSLMLLGIGLLLAVTGTLNITDMKKAIINSPIVYTALFLIIVGYAYGSGLPPFHNIKADLYGRSKAFISALLQTFSKFTLVGIILIILKLFSSLSIFPTAKGILLALGVLGMVFGVVMALTQSDYKRLLAYHAISQGGYVATGLALGTPLGIVAGVFHAINHVIYKSALFIGAYIVNRCGGSNNLYKLGGLITAIPFVALLILFAKLAISGVPPFNGFQSKLLLAEAAMEANLPEIAIIMIFVSIGTFVSMMKAFYLIFLKPGKEVENVEVPKLALISLFILVSLCILLGLYPELVTNYLWKYAKVISG
- a CDS encoding cation:proton antiporter subunit C produces the protein MDFQTASFIVSGILVIIGLYGVFFVDNIIKKIIALEILGNGVNLMLITIGYNKIIPIKLPGISESFFIKNSAYPLTHALVLTNIVIEASMLAVMLGVSVILYKKYKTLKSSVILKED